ACTTCGACACAATGGTGGATGTCGTGTTCGGTGCCAGGTGAATCATCTTGGCCCCCGTGTCTTGGTGCTGGCCGCGGCCGCCGACCGCGATCGACAGAACGCTGCCCTTGGCGCCCTCGCCCATCAGGTACACACTCGGGTACTTCATCGTCAATTTGGAACCGATGTTGCCGTCGACCCACTCCATGGTCGCGTCCTTGTATGCCACAGCCCGCTTGGTCACGAGGTTGTAGATGTTCGGCGCCCAGTTCTGAATGGTCGAGTAACGGCAGCGCGCGCGGTCTTTGACGATGATTTCCACGACGGCGCTGTGCAGAGAGTTCGTACTGTAAATTGGTGCCGTACACCCTTCGACATAATGCACGAAGCTGTCTTCATCACAGATGATGAGGGTCCGCTCGAACTGGCCCATGTTTTCCGAGTTGATGCGGAAGTAGGCCTGCAACGGCACTTCCGACCGGACGCCCTTCGGTACGTAAATGAAGCTGCCGCCGCTCCACACCGCACTGTTCAGCGCGGCGAACTTGTTGTCTTCCGGCGGAATGACGGTGCCGAAGTACTCCTTAAAGATTTCCGGATACTCCCGCAGCGCCGTATCGGTATCCGTGAACAGAATGCCCAGCTTCTCCAGGTCCTCGCGCATGGAGTGATAGACCACTTCCGACTCGTACTGCGCCGAGACCCCGGCCAGGAACTTCTGCTCCGCCTCCGGGATGCCCAGTCGGTCAAATGTGTTTTTGATTTCCTCCGGGACCTCTTCCCACGTCTTGCCGGGTTTCTCCGACGGCTTCACGTAGTACGTGATGTCGTCAAAGTTCAGGTCGGACAAATCGCCGCCCCAGTTGGGCATGCCTTTTTGATAGAAGATCTCCAGCGAGCGAAGGCGAAAATCGGTCATCCAGCCCGGCTCGTTTTTCATCATGGAAATTTCTTCAACAACTTTTTTCGAAAGACCTTTCTGGAACTTGACGACCGATACGTCCTTATCGCGAAACCCGTACTGATACTCTTCCAGTTCCGGCAGTGTTTTCGCCATCTTGACAACCTCCTTTGACCATCTCGGTCACACCTGCTTCGCCTCTATCTTTCGCGCGCTTTCGCGCGCCCGGCCGCGAATCCAACCGCCGCTTCCGGCTTACAGGCCCTACTCTGCCTCGTCCTCCGAGCGAACCGCCTTCTCCAGCGCCTGCCAGGCCAGCGTGGCGCACTTGATGCGGGCCGGAAATTTTGACACGCCAGACAGGGCCTCCAACTCACCCATATCCACTTCTTCCGGCGGAACGCCCCGCATCATCGCGCGAAACTCCTTCGACAGCTCCAGCGCTTTGTCCACAGGCATACCTTTCACCGCCTCGGTCATCATCGAAGCCGAAGCCATGGAGATGGAGCAGCCGCTGCCGCGAAACCGCACATCCTCGACGACCCCTTGCGCGTTGACCAGCAGCTGCAGGGTGATTTCGTCGCCGCAGCTCGGGTTTCGCAAATCAACGGACAAGGCGTCGCCCTCGATGCTGCCCTGGTTGCGGGGGTGCTGATAATGGTCCATAATCACTTGGCGATACAGGTCATCCAATTGCATGCTGGAAAAACTCCTTTGCCGTTT
Above is a genomic segment from Alicyclobacillus cycloheptanicus containing:
- the sufU gene encoding Fe-S cluster assembly sulfur transfer protein SufU; this encodes MQLDDLYRQVIMDHYQHPRNQGSIEGDALSVDLRNPSCGDEITLQLLVNAQGVVEDVRFRGSGCSISMASASMMTEAVKGMPVDKALELSKEFRAMMRGVPPEEVDMGELEALSGVSKFPARIKCATLAWQALEKAVRSEDEAE
- the sufB gene encoding Fe-S cluster assembly protein SufB is translated as MAKTLPELEEYQYGFRDKDVSVVKFQKGLSKKVVEEISMMKNEPGWMTDFRLRSLEIFYQKGMPNWGGDLSDLNFDDITYYVKPSEKPGKTWEEVPEEIKNTFDRLGIPEAEQKFLAGVSAQYESEVVYHSMREDLEKLGILFTDTDTALREYPEIFKEYFGTVIPPEDNKFAALNSAVWSGGSFIYVPKGVRSEVPLQAYFRINSENMGQFERTLIICDEDSFVHYVEGCTAPIYSTNSLHSAVVEIIVKDRARCRYSTIQNWAPNIYNLVTKRAVAYKDATMEWVDGNIGSKLTMKYPSVYLMGEGAKGSVLSIAVGGRGQHQDTGAKMIHLAPNTTSTIVSKSISKHGGKTTYRGLTSFAPNAVNSKANVKCDTLIMDDDSTSDTLPYNEIMNDNVTLEHEASVSKVSEEQLFYLMSRGISEEEATRMIVMGFIEPFTRELPMEYAVEMNRLIKFEMEGSVG